From Kingella potus, a single genomic window includes:
- a CDS encoding acetyltransferase: MNTDTNADKLVIIGAGGHGKVLAATALAAGRWAQIVFLDDGRAAGDTVLGLPVLGGTPLLGTRLTPDAYQAAVAVGDNAARQKLFGRLKTLGFTLPDIVHPSAVVAPYAALGGGCAVFAQAVIQPGSRIGEGCIVNTAATVDHDCTLGAFVHISPGAHLAGGTQVGAGSWIGIGACTRQQVRIGSGATVGAGAAVVGDIADGLTVAGVPARALQ, translated from the coding sequence ATGAACACAGACACCAACGCAGACAAACTCGTCATCATCGGCGCGGGCGGCCACGGCAAAGTGTTGGCCGCCACCGCGCTGGCCGCCGGCCGGTGGGCGCAGATTGTCTTTCTCGACGACGGCCGCGCCGCCGGCGACACCGTACTCGGCCTGCCCGTTTTGGGCGGCACACCGCTTTTGGGCACGCGCCTGACTCCCGACGCATACCAGGCCGCCGTGGCCGTGGGCGACAACGCCGCGCGGCAAAAGCTGTTCGGCCGTCTGAAAACGCTCGGTTTCACCCTGCCCGACATCGTCCATCCGAGTGCCGTCGTCGCCCCCTATGCCGCGCTCGGCGGCGGCTGCGCCGTGTTTGCCCAAGCCGTTATCCAGCCCGGCAGCCGCATAGGCGAAGGCTGCATCGTCAACACCGCCGCCACCGTCGACCACGACTGCACGCTGGGCGCGTTTGTCCACATCAGCCCGGGAGCGCATCTGGCGGGCGGCACGCAGGTCGGCGCGGGAAGCTGGATAGGCATAGGCGCGTGCACCCGCCAGCAGGTGCGCATCGGCAGCGGTGCAACCGTCGGCGCGGGCGCGGCGGTAGTCGGCGACATTGCCGACGGCCTGACCGTCGCGGGCGTGCCGGCGCGGGCGTTGCAATGA
- the ilvA gene encoding threonine ammonia-lyase, biosynthetic yields MDTRHSHYLTAILTSSVYGAASETPLEPARSLSGRLKNNILLKREDLQPVFSFKIRGAYNKMAALGENELKRGVITASAGNHAQGVALSAQKLGCEATIVMPETTPQIKVDAVRARGGKVVLKGTSYNDAYDHAMQLVAQSGLTYIPPFDDPAVIAGQGTIGMEIIRQHPKAVDAVFVPIGGGGLAAGVAAFIKNVRPEIKVIGVETRDACAMKQSLDAGKRIELKDVGLFADGTAVKIVGEHTFALCRDLLDEIILVDTDDICGAVKDIYDDTRSIAEPSGALALAGLKAYIARERCEGRTLIAVNSGANMNFHRLRHVSERSELGEGNESIFAVSIPEQPGSFLKFINTLGNRSITEFNYRYGDDATAHIFAGIQTTGADDRRTIAAELTAAGLPNTDLTEDEIAKIHIRYMVGGRSHKVRHEHLLSFEFPERPGALRHFLNHMQSGWNITLFHYRNHGADYGRILVGIDVPPADEAAFAAFLQNVGYVCEDQTANAAYRLFLK; encoded by the coding sequence ATGGACACCCGCCATTCCCACTACCTGACCGCCATCCTGACCTCCTCCGTTTACGGCGCGGCCTCCGAAACCCCGCTCGAACCCGCCCGCAGCCTTTCAGGCCGTCTGAAAAACAACATCCTGCTCAAACGCGAAGACCTGCAACCGGTTTTCTCTTTCAAAATACGCGGCGCATACAACAAAATGGCCGCCCTCGGTGAAAACGAACTCAAACGCGGCGTCATCACCGCCAGCGCGGGCAACCACGCGCAGGGCGTGGCCCTGTCGGCACAGAAACTCGGCTGCGAAGCCACCATCGTCATGCCCGAAACCACGCCGCAAATCAAAGTGGACGCAGTCAGGGCGCGCGGCGGCAAAGTCGTCCTCAAAGGCACTTCCTACAACGATGCCTACGACCACGCCATGCAGCTCGTCGCCCAAAGCGGCCTCACCTACATCCCCCCCTTCGACGATCCCGCCGTGATTGCCGGACAAGGCACCATCGGCATGGAAATCATCCGCCAGCATCCCAAAGCGGTGGATGCCGTATTCGTCCCCATCGGCGGCGGCGGGCTGGCGGCGGGCGTGGCCGCATTTATCAAAAACGTCCGCCCCGAAATCAAAGTCATCGGCGTGGAAACCCGCGATGCCTGCGCCATGAAGCAGTCGCTGGATGCGGGAAAACGCATAGAACTCAAAGATGTCGGCCTGTTTGCCGACGGCACCGCCGTCAAAATCGTCGGCGAGCACACCTTCGCCCTCTGCCGCGACCTGCTCGACGAAATCATCCTCGTCGACACCGACGACATCTGCGGCGCGGTCAAAGACATCTACGACGACACCCGCAGCATTGCCGAACCCTCGGGCGCACTCGCCCTGGCCGGCCTCAAAGCCTACATCGCCCGCGAACGCTGCGAAGGCCGCACCCTCATTGCGGTCAACAGCGGCGCAAACATGAACTTCCACCGCCTGCGCCACGTTTCCGAACGCAGCGAACTGGGCGAAGGCAACGAAAGCATTTTTGCCGTGTCCATCCCCGAACAGCCCGGCAGCTTCCTCAAATTCATCAACACCCTGGGCAACCGCAGCATCACCGAGTTCAACTACCGCTACGGCGACGACGCCACCGCCCACATCTTCGCCGGCATCCAAACCACCGGCGCGGACGACCGCCGCACCATCGCAGCGGAACTCACCGCCGCCGGCCTGCCCAACACCGACCTGACCGAAGACGAAATCGCCAAAATCCACATCCGCTACATGGTGGGCGGCCGCAGCCACAAAGTACGCCACGAACACCTCCTCAGCTTCGAGTTTCCCGAACGCCCCGGCGCGCTGCGCCACTTTCTCAACCATATGCAGAGCGGCTGGAACATCACCCTCTTCCACTACCGCAACCACGGCGCGGACTACGGCCGCATCCTTGTCGGCATCGACGTTCCCCCCGCCGACGAAGCCGCCTTCGCCGCCTTTCTGCAAAACGTCGGCTACGTCTGCGAAGACCAAACCGCCAACGCCGCCTACCGCCTGTTCCTGAAATAA
- a CDS encoding glycosyltransferase, with protein sequence MTILIAAPFCSLPGEPYFNRFRYLAEMLAERHDVLLLTSRFRHYDKSFRRPEDAAAASSGRLKVELIDEAGYTENVSTGRLKSHHGFVRRLDHWLHGRRTGEFGLVYSAYPLIASNLVLGRHKARLGYKLLIDVQDVWPESFSAVLPALKHLPPRLFPFARKADRAYACADALAAVSESYLARARAANPAVPHEAVYIGADCAAVAAAPALRFEAGRTRLFYLGTLSHSYDVETVCRGVRLLRQRGEDVELHICGGGGDAARLQTAYAASGTVFHGYLPYADMLSLAKGCDMAVNPIHSYAPQSVTNKLSDYMVLQKPVLNSQTHPEVRRLLHLLPHENYASGNAQDFAAAFGRLKNNAAPVQTQEIARLFDRRLSYRRLAALIESLLP encoded by the coding sequence ATGACCATCCTGATTGCCGCCCCGTTCTGCTCGCTGCCCGGCGAGCCTTATTTCAACCGTTTCCGCTATCTGGCCGAGATGCTGGCCGAGCGTCATGACGTGCTGCTGCTCACCAGCCGCTTCCGCCATTACGACAAATCGTTCAGACGGCCGGAAGATGCGGCCGCCGCCTCCTCAGGCCGTCTGAAAGTGGAGCTGATCGACGAAGCGGGTTATACCGAAAACGTTTCGACAGGCCGTCTGAAAAGCCATCACGGCTTCGTGCGCCGCCTCGACCATTGGCTGCACGGCCGCCGCACGGGGGAATTCGGCCTGGTGTATTCCGCCTACCCGCTGATTGCGTCCAACCTCGTGCTCGGGCGGCACAAAGCGCGGCTGGGCTACAAGCTGCTGATCGATGTGCAGGACGTGTGGCCGGAATCGTTTTCTGCCGTGCTGCCCGCACTCAAACACCTGCCGCCGCGCCTGTTTCCCTTTGCCCGCAAGGCAGACCGCGCCTATGCCTGCGCCGACGCGCTGGCCGCCGTGTCCGAAAGCTATCTTGCCCGCGCCCGCGCCGCCAATCCCGCCGTGCCGCACGAAGCGGTGTACATCGGCGCAGACTGTGCCGCCGTGGCCGCCGCGCCCGCGCTGCGCTTTGAAGCCGGCAGGACGCGGCTGTTTTATCTGGGCACGCTCAGCCACAGCTACGACGTGGAAACCGTCTGCCGTGGCGTGCGCCTGCTGCGCCAGCGCGGCGAAGACGTGGAGCTGCACATCTGCGGCGGCGGCGGCGACGCGGCGCGCCTGCAAACGGCCTATGCCGCCTCCGGCACGGTGTTCCACGGCTACCTGCCCTATGCCGACATGCTGTCGCTGGCCAAAGGCTGCGATATGGCGGTCAATCCCATCCACAGCTACGCGCCGCAGTCGGTAACCAACAAACTTTCCGACTACATGGTGCTGCAAAAGCCGGTTTTGAACAGCCAGACCCATCCCGAAGTGCGCCGCCTGCTGCACCTGCTGCCGCACGAAAACTACGCTTCGGGCAACGCGCAGGACTTTGCCGCCGCGTTCGGCCGTCTGAAAAACAACGCCGCCCCCGTGCAGACGCAGGAAATCGCCCGCCTGTTCGACCGCCGCCTGTCCTACCGCCGCCTCGCCGCCCTGATTGAAAGCCTGCTGCCATGA
- the nhaC gene encoding Na+/H+ antiporter NhaC, with the protein MFAFKSLIDMPRKEAVLVAAALVAAMGYTIIALEWLPHMTIIAAITALLAYGLARGLKYDDMQRGMIAALSQSMGAVYLFFFIGLMVSALMMSGSIPTLMYYGFGLISPEYFYLSAFVLSSLIGISIGSSLTTCATVGVAFIGMGEAFHANLAMTAGAVVSGAFFGDKMSPLSDTTGIAASIVGIDLFEHIRNMAYTTVPAWILTALATGWLLPAAAAHDLNSTAVFRSQLEASGLVHAYSLIPFAVLVVLAVRRVNAVVAMLATIVSAVAVTYLHSSPNLATLGSWFYGGFKIEGDFDRIGRLVSRGGLESMFFTQGIVILGLSLGGLLFTLGIIPGLLECIRRFLTSAGRATASVAATSVGVNVLIGEQYLSILLAGETFKPVYDKLGLHPRNLSRTLEDAGTVINPLVPWSVCGVFIAQTLGVQVLDYLPYAFFCYLSLLLTLAFGWTGLTLSRK; encoded by the coding sequence GTGTTCGCTTTCAAATCATTAATCGATATGCCGCGCAAAGAAGCCGTGTTGGTGGCTGCCGCTCTGGTGGCGGCAATGGGCTACACCATTATCGCGCTGGAATGGCTGCCGCATATGACCATCATCGCCGCCATCACCGCGCTTTTGGCCTACGGCCTGGCGCGGGGTCTGAAATACGACGATATGCAGCGCGGCATGATTGCCGCCCTCAGCCAGAGCATGGGCGCGGTGTATCTGTTTTTCTTTATCGGGCTGATGGTGAGCGCGCTGATGATGTCCGGCTCGATTCCCACGCTGATGTATTACGGCTTCGGCCTGATTTCGCCCGAATATTTCTATCTTTCCGCCTTCGTGCTCTCTTCGCTGATCGGGATAAGCATCGGCAGCAGCCTGACTACCTGCGCCACGGTGGGCGTGGCCTTTATCGGCATGGGCGAAGCGTTTCACGCCAATCTGGCTATGACGGCGGGGGCGGTGGTGTCCGGCGCGTTTTTCGGCGACAAAATGTCGCCGCTTTCGGACACCACGGGCATCGCCGCCTCCATCGTCGGCATCGATCTGTTCGAGCATATCCGCAATATGGCCTACACCACCGTGCCGGCCTGGATTCTGACCGCGCTGGCCACCGGCTGGCTGCTGCCCGCCGCCGCCGCACACGATTTGAACAGCACCGCCGTGTTCCGCAGTCAGCTCGAAGCCTCCGGCCTGGTGCACGCCTATTCGCTGATACCGTTTGCCGTGCTGGTGGTGCTGGCGGTGCGCCGCGTCAATGCCGTGGTTGCCATGCTGGCCACCATCGTGTCCGCCGTGGCCGTTACCTATCTGCACAGCAGCCCGAATCTGGCCACGCTGGGAAGCTGGTTTTACGGCGGTTTTAAAATCGAAGGGGATTTCGACCGCATCGGCAGGCTGGTGTCGCGCGGAGGCTTGGAAAGTATGTTTTTTACCCAGGGCATCGTCATCCTCGGCCTGAGCCTGGGCGGGCTGCTGTTTACGCTGGGCATCATCCCCGGCCTGCTCGAATGCATCCGCCGCTTTCTCACCAGCGCGGGACGCGCCACCGCCAGCGTGGCCGCCACTTCGGTGGGCGTGAACGTGTTAATCGGCGAGCAGTATTTGAGCATTCTGCTGGCGGGCGAAACCTTCAAGCCGGTGTACGACAAACTCGGCCTGCACCCGCGCAACCTTTCGCGCACGCTGGAAGACGCGGGCACGGTTATCAACCCGCTGGTGCCGTGGAGCGTGTGCGGCGTGTTCATCGCGCAGACGCTGGGCGTGCAGGTGCTGGATTACCTGCCCTATGCTTTTTTCTGCTATCTGAGCCTGCTGCTGACCCTGGCCTTCGGCTGGACCGGACTGACGTTGAGTAGGAAATAA
- a CDS encoding sugar transferase, protein MNAFCKRAFDIAAAAAALLLLCPLLLLLAWAVRRKLGSPVLFRQMRPGRNGELFAMYKFRTMRDAADSTGRPLPDAERLTPFGRKLRAASLDELPELWNVLKGDMSLVGPRPLLPEYLPLYNAEQRRRHEVRPGITGWAQVNGRNALSWQEKFRLDVWYVDHRSFWLDIKILLLTVKKVFIREGISSEGEATAAKFEGNGKEG, encoded by the coding sequence ATGAACGCCTTTTGCAAACGCGCCTTCGACATTGCCGCCGCCGCCGCCGCGCTGCTCCTGCTCTGCCCGCTGCTGCTGCTTTTGGCGTGGGCGGTGCGGCGCAAACTCGGCTCGCCCGTCTTGTTCCGCCAGATGCGTCCGGGCAGAAACGGCGAACTCTTTGCCATGTACAAATTCCGCACCATGCGCGACGCGGCCGACAGCACGGGCAGGCCGCTGCCCGATGCCGAACGCCTCACGCCTTTCGGCCGCAAACTGCGTGCCGCCAGCCTCGACGAGCTGCCCGAATTGTGGAACGTATTGAAAGGCGACATGAGCCTGGTCGGCCCGCGTCCGCTGCTGCCCGAATACCTGCCGCTCTACAACGCCGAACAACGCCGCCGCCACGAAGTGCGCCCCGGCATCACCGGCTGGGCGCAGGTAAACGGGCGCAACGCCCTATCCTGGCAGGAAAAATTCCGCCTCGACGTGTGGTATGTGGATCACCGCTCGTTTTGGCTCGATATAAAAATCCTGCTGCTCACCGTGAAAAAAGTCTTTATCCGCGAAGGCATCAGCAGCGAAGGCGAAGCCACGGCGGCGAAGTTCGAAGGCAACGGCAAAGAAGGCTGA
- a CDS encoding DegT/DnrJ/EryC1/StrS family aminotransferase has translation MLNTSLSPWPSFTQEEADAVSRVLLSNKVNYWTGSECREFEKEFAAFAGTRYAVALANGTLALDLALKAVGIGAGDDVIVTSRTFLASASCIVTAGANPVFADVDLNSQNITADTIRTALTPNTKAVIVVHLAGMPAEMDAIMELAEKHNLWVIEDCAQAHGARYKGKSVGSIGHIGAWSFCQDKIMTTGGEGGMVTTNDKDLWEKMWSYKDHGKSYDAVYHRQHPPGFRWLHESFGTNWRMTEMQAAIGRIQLKRMPEWTAKRRANAAKLAETLGGSGCIRLPEVPGHIGHAQYKFYAFVRPEKLKPDWSRDRIVSELNALGVPCYQGSCSEVYLEKAFYGTPWRPESRLKNAVELGETALMFLVHPTLTDSETAFCQQHIAAVLQQAALPACG, from the coding sequence ATGCTGAACACCTCCCTCTCCCCCTGGCCGAGCTTCACCCAAGAAGAAGCCGATGCCGTATCGCGCGTGCTGCTGTCGAACAAAGTCAATTACTGGACGGGCAGCGAATGCCGCGAGTTTGAAAAAGAGTTTGCCGCCTTTGCCGGCACGCGCTACGCCGTTGCCCTGGCCAACGGCACACTGGCTTTGGATCTGGCCTTAAAAGCCGTAGGCATCGGCGCGGGCGACGATGTCATCGTTACCTCGCGCACCTTCCTCGCCTCGGCTTCCTGCATCGTTACCGCAGGCGCAAACCCCGTATTCGCCGATGTCGATTTAAACAGCCAAAACATCACCGCCGACACCATTCGGACGGCCTTAACCCCCAATACCAAAGCCGTCATTGTCGTCCATCTGGCCGGAATGCCCGCCGAAATGGACGCGATTATGGAATTGGCCGAAAAACACAATCTGTGGGTCATCGAAGACTGCGCACAAGCCCACGGCGCACGTTACAAAGGCAAATCGGTCGGCTCGATAGGCCACATCGGCGCATGGTCGTTCTGCCAGGACAAAATCATGACCACCGGCGGCGAAGGCGGCATGGTTACCACCAACGACAAAGATTTGTGGGAAAAAATGTGGTCGTACAAAGACCACGGCAAAAGCTACGACGCGGTGTACCACCGCCAACACCCGCCCGGCTTCCGCTGGCTGCACGAAAGTTTCGGCACCAACTGGCGCATGACGGAAATGCAGGCCGCCATCGGCCGCATCCAGCTCAAACGTATGCCCGAATGGACGGCCAAACGCCGCGCCAACGCCGCGAAGCTGGCCGAAACGCTGGGCGGCTCCGGCTGCATCCGCCTTCCGGAAGTGCCCGGACATATCGGACACGCGCAATACAAGTTTTACGCATTCGTGCGCCCCGAAAAGCTCAAACCCGATTGGAGCCGCGACCGCATCGTCAGCGAGCTGAACGCCCTCGGCGTGCCCTGCTATCAGGGAAGCTGCTCCGAAGTGTATCTGGAAAAAGCCTTCTACGGCACGCCGTGGCGGCCGGAAAGCCGTCTGAAAAACGCGGTCGAATTGGGCGAAACCGCGCTGATGTTCCTAGTCCATCCCACGCTTACCGACAGCGAAACCGCGTTCTGCCAACAACACATCGCCGCCGTGCTGCAACAGGCCGCCCTGCCGGCCTGCGGATAA
- a CDS encoding D-alanyl-D-alanine carboxypeptidase family protein, giving the protein MMKKYLVLTAIAAALVFQTASAANYKKRHHRYKKRAVAAAPAAAGAAAAAAAPEQAASAPEDILPAEPKPQASSAPEIAAAAYLVQDLQSGQILTGKDLDKPVEPASLTKLMTAYLAFKALESGKLKADDMLTPSENAWRAEGSRMFLNAGKPVSVGDLLKGLIVQSGNDAAITLAEALGGSESGFAAMMNDEAKRLGMNGTRFTNATGLPDDGHLTTVRDLAILSAAIIKDYPKYYPIYSMQSFKYNNIEQPNRNLLLYRDPNVDGLKTGHTNSAGYNLVASSKRNGRRVVSVVVGTESIEARAGESSRLLNWALQAFDTPKAYDAGKNVSSAKVYKGRADNVSVGFSEPVYVTIPHGEGSKVKTVLETVQPVVAPIEKGQVLGKLKISYDGKVLAERPVVALEAVEEAGFFGRLWDSVKLWFKNMFADR; this is encoded by the coding sequence ATGATGAAGAAATACCTCGTTCTGACGGCAATTGCCGCCGCCCTCGTTTTTCAGACGGCCTCCGCCGCCAATTACAAAAAACGCCACCACCGCTATAAAAAACGCGCCGTTGCCGCTGCCCCCGCTGCGGCAGGTGCGGCGGCTGCCGCTGCCGCGCCGGAGCAGGCTGCGTCCGCGCCGGAAGACATCCTGCCCGCCGAACCCAAGCCGCAGGCTTCGTCTGCACCGGAAATCGCCGCCGCCGCCTATCTGGTGCAGGACCTGCAAAGCGGGCAGATTCTCACGGGCAAGGATTTGGACAAGCCCGTCGAGCCCGCTTCGCTGACCAAGCTGATGACTGCCTATCTCGCGTTTAAAGCCCTGGAAAGCGGCAAGCTCAAAGCCGACGATATGCTCACGCCGTCTGAAAACGCCTGGCGCGCCGAAGGTTCGCGTATGTTTCTCAATGCCGGCAAACCCGTTTCCGTGGGCGATCTGCTCAAAGGCCTGATTGTCCAGTCGGGCAATGATGCCGCCATTACGCTGGCCGAAGCCCTGGGCGGCAGCGAATCCGGCTTTGCCGCCATGATGAACGACGAAGCCAAGCGGCTGGGCATGAACGGCACCCGTTTTACCAATGCCACCGGCCTGCCGGACGACGGCCACCTTACCACCGTGCGCGATCTCGCCATCCTCTCCGCCGCCATCATCAAAGACTATCCCAAGTATTACCCCATCTATTCGATGCAGTCGTTCAAATACAATAACATCGAGCAGCCCAACCGCAACCTGCTGCTCTACCGCGATCCGAATGTGGACGGGCTGAAAACCGGCCATACCAACAGCGCGGGCTACAATCTTGTGGCTTCGAGCAAGCGCAACGGCCGCCGCGTCGTTTCCGTTGTGGTCGGCACCGAAAGCATCGAAGCGCGGGCGGGCGAGAGCAGCCGGCTGCTCAACTGGGCATTGCAGGCCTTCGACACCCCGAAAGCCTACGATGCGGGCAAAAACGTTTCTTCCGCCAAGGTTTACAAAGGCAGGGCGGACAACGTCAGCGTCGGTTTTTCCGAACCGGTGTACGTAACCATTCCGCACGGCGAAGGCAGCAAAGTCAAAACCGTATTGGAAACCGTCCAGCCCGTTGTCGCCCCCATCGAAAAAGGCCAGGTGCTGGGCAAACTCAAAATCTCCTACGACGGCAAAGTGCTGGCCGAACGCCCCGTCGTCGCCCTCGAAGCCGTGGAGGAAGCCGGCTTTTTCGGCCGCCTGTGGGACAGCGTCAAACTCTGGTTTAAAAATATGTTTGCCGACCGCTGA
- the dsbD gene encoding protein-disulfide reductase DsbD, whose product MQKLLFFFVSLLCLGRAFAVDPAQLLPPEEAFVPKVHAEESGVRLEFKIADGYYLYRDKISVAAEPQAAFGPAAYPEPGKVKEDEFFGRQTVYYHKAEAGYPFKNGAPQGGYKLTVMYQGCADAGVCYPPSETVFDISGPGEYRVQAATEKPSARFTAPQPAEAAGGGLSAPPENSASSRFKLSRDTLNANLLAFFVAGIGLSFTACMYPLIPIVSGIVIGDKNASKGRAFMLTLVYTQGLALTYTLVGVIAGTTGALLTVWLQQPAVVLAAAGLMAVLALSMFGLFNIQLPSSVQSYFQNQSNKFSGGKIAGVFGMGMLSALIVGPCVAPPLAFALGYIGQTGDALLGGLALYALALGTGVPLILIGTFGGHILPRAGDWMNGVKYAFGFILLAVAVYLATPYLPYAAAAGGYTLLLLAPAVLLLYGLNKRKGRLKTVSAVLAAVLIAAGSWFGLQSLRGQTTPLHAFLTLHPAHGVSDGLKHKFTDVAELKAAMDAALRADPSVPVILDFYADWCISCKEMEAYTLHTPEVAAAVPMDRFFQADVTANSPEHRALLKEYGLFGPPGVFVVKAGGSRGEALLGFAKPEEFIAWYRKNAH is encoded by the coding sequence ATGCAAAAACTGCTTTTTTTCTTCGTTTCCCTACTCTGCCTCGGCCGTGCTTTCGCCGTCGATCCCGCGCAGCTTCTGCCGCCGGAAGAGGCGTTTGTGCCGAAAGTTCATGCCGAAGAAAGCGGCGTGCGTTTGGAATTTAAAATTGCCGACGGCTACTATCTCTACCGCGACAAAATCTCCGTTGCCGCCGAGCCGCAGGCCGCATTCGGCCCGGCGGCGTATCCCGAACCCGGCAAAGTGAAGGAGGACGAATTTTTCGGCCGCCAAACCGTGTACTACCACAAGGCGGAAGCCGGCTATCCCTTCAAAAACGGTGCGCCGCAGGGCGGCTACAAGCTGACTGTGATGTACCAGGGCTGCGCCGATGCGGGCGTGTGCTATCCGCCCAGCGAAACCGTTTTCGATATTTCCGGCCCGGGCGAATACCGGGTTCAAGCCGCCACCGAGAAACCTTCCGCCCGCTTTACCGCACCGCAGCCGGCGGAGGCAGCAGGAGGCGGCCTGTCTGCCCCGCCGGAAAACTCCGCAAGCAGCCGCTTCAAACTTTCGCGGGACACTCTGAACGCCAACCTGTTGGCGTTTTTTGTCGCGGGCATCGGCCTGAGCTTTACCGCCTGTATGTACCCGCTGATTCCCATTGTGTCCGGCATCGTCATCGGCGACAAAAACGCCTCCAAAGGCCGCGCCTTTATGCTGACCCTCGTTTACACCCAGGGTCTCGCCCTTACTTACACCCTCGTCGGCGTGATTGCCGGTACGACGGGCGCGCTGCTTACCGTCTGGCTGCAGCAGCCCGCCGTCGTTCTCGCCGCCGCCGGCCTGATGGCCGTCCTCGCCCTCTCTATGTTCGGCCTGTTCAACATCCAGCTTCCCTCATCCGTGCAGAGCTATTTCCAAAACCAGAGCAACAAATTCTCCGGCGGCAAAATCGCCGGCGTATTCGGCATGGGGATGCTGTCCGCCCTCATTGTCGGCCCTTGTGTTGCGCCGCCGCTCGCCTTTGCGCTGGGCTATATCGGCCAAACCGGCGACGCGCTGCTCGGCGGCCTCGCGCTCTACGCCCTCGCTTTGGGCACCGGCGTGCCGCTCATCCTTATCGGCACTTTCGGCGGCCACATCCTGCCGCGTGCGGGCGACTGGATGAACGGTGTGAAATACGCTTTCGGCTTTATCCTGCTGGCTGTTGCCGTCTATCTCGCCACCCCCTATCTGCCCTATGCCGCCGCAGCCGGCGGCTACACCCTGCTGCTGCTCGCGCCCGCCGTTCTCCTGTTATACGGGCTGAACAAGCGCAAAGGCCGTCTGAAAACCGTATCCGCCGTCCTTGCCGCTGTTCTGATCGCCGCAGGATCGTGGTTCGGCCTCCAAAGCCTGCGCGGGCAAACCACGCCGCTGCACGCTTTCCTGACCCTGCATCCCGCACACGGGGTTTCAGACGGCCTCAAGCACAAGTTTACCGATGTGGCCGAACTCAAAGCCGCCATGGATGCCGCCCTGCGTGCCGACCCGTCGGTGCCCGTCATCTTGGATTTTTATGCCGACTGGTGTATCTCGTGCAAAGAGATGGAAGCCTACACCCTGCACACGCCCGAAGTGGCCGCCGCCGTGCCGATGGACAGGTTTTTCCAGGCCGACGTAACCGCCAACAGCCCCGAACACCGCGCCCTGCTGAAAGAATACGGCCTCTTCGGCCCGCCGGGCGTATTCGTTGTCAAAGCCGGCGGCAGCCGTGGCGAAGCCCTGCTCGGCTTTGCCAAGCCGGAAGAATTTATCGCGTGGTATCGGAAAAACGCGCATTAA